GCTACTAGATAAATTGCGATATTTGCAAGTTGTACTCGGTCGCTATGGCTCAATCAGTCATTGGAGCTATGATTTACTGCCAGAAACTCTTGTTGCCTAGAATATGAAGTTTTGTGTTTAGATTCAACACTTCTGATAGTCATGATTTTTTAAAAACCTTAATTTGACTGGAATCTTGATCTATTTCACTATTTATTGATCATGTTAATTAGTGCTCGATCAGCGATCGCCCTGGCTGGCTTGGGGCTGCTTCTAGGAGGCTGCTCCAAACTCGATACGGAAAAAATTTCTGCTCAAATTCAGCAGGAATTACTCAACGCTAAAGTACCGGTCAACCAGTTGCGTTGCCCGGCGAATTTAACCCCTCGGACGGGGCAAACTTTTGAATGTGTGGGCAAGTTGGAACCGGAGGGCAATTTCTTTGTGGCTGTGACCCAAGTGGACGATCGCGCCACCATTCGTTGGGAAGTGATTAATTCTTGGCGACTGCTGGATTTAGGCTCCTTGCAGACTGATCTACAAACAGCCTTGGCAGCCCAAGAGGCCACCAGTGGCCCCAGCAACAGCCTGAAAATTGACTGTGGACAACCCTATCGAGTGGTTTCACCAGGCGATCGCTTTGAATGCCAAGTGATTGGGGCGGGCCAGGTGCGATCGATCACGGTGGATGTGCGCGATCAGGGGCAAATCACCTGGCAAACGCCCCCGCCTGCCCTGACGGCTCAACGGCCCAGCAACCCACCAGCCCAGGCGATCGCCCCCGAAACCAGTTCCACCCCCGCCAGCACCGATCCCGCCACCGCCACCACACCGGCCGCCCCGCGTTCCGCTCCGGCGGCTGCCCCAGCTCCCGGCCCAGCCAAGGATGCGACCGGCTGGACAGAATTAGCCGACTAACCGGCCTGGGTTGACCTGGGGAGATTCCGGCGCTTAATGACCAACCCAAATCACTTCGGGGCCGTCTTCGTCATCTTCCCAGTCTTCGTCCTCGTCAAAGTCCTCATCATCAAACTCAACCCCATCACCGCGCAGGGGGCGATCGAGCAGGGTGGGCAACTCCAAAACAACGGGGCCCAACTGATCCAGCCAATCCCAAACCCGCTGCAACAGCCCATCCAAGTTATGGCGGGTGGCGGCAGATACCTTCAGGATCGGTTCCGGGTGGTGGGGTTGCAGCTCCTCGATCAGGGTATCTACCCAATCGGCATCCACCGCGTCTACTTTGTTAATGGCTAGGATTTGCGGGCGATCGGTCAGGCCGCGCCCATAGGCCTGTAGCTCGTTTTGAATCGTGTGATAGGCCGCGATCGGGTCTTCTCCGGTCGCATCCACCAAGTGCAACAGCAGCCGCGTCCGTTCAATGTGCCGCAGAAACTCATGACCCAGGCCCAAGCCCTCATGGGCCCCTTCAATCAAACCGGGAATGTCCGCAAATACCGTGCCATCGCCCGTGGGCCGGCGCACCACACCCAAGTTCGGCACGAGGGTGGTGAAGGGGTAGTCGGCAATTTTCGGCTTGGCCGCCGAGAGCGCAGAAATCATTGTGGACTTGCCCGCATTCGGCAGCCCCACGATCCCCACCTCCGCCAGCAGCTTCAGCTCCAAATACAGCCGAAATTCTTCGCCGGGTAACCCAGGCAGGGCCAGTTCCGGTGCGCGGTTTCGGTTGCTCAAAAAATGGGCATTCCCGAGGCCGCCCTTGCCCCCTTTGGCGATGCAAATCCGCTGGCCGGGTTGCACCAAATCGGCCACCAAAACCCGGGTGTTGGCATCATAAACCGCTGTTCCGCAGGGCACTTCCACCACCAAATCTTCGCCGCTGCGGCCGGTGCAATTGTTGGGGCCGCCGCGCATTCCGTCTTGGGCCTTGAAGCGAGCGTTGTAGCGAAAGTCCAATAGGGTTTGCAGGCGATCGGTGGCGACAAAGTAAACGGAGCCGCCCCGACCCCCGTTACCGCCAGCGGGGCCCCCGGCGGGCACATATTTTTCCCGACGAAAGGCAACGATGCCGTCGCCCCCGTTGCCAGCTTGGACGACGATTTCTGAATGATCAATAAATTGCATGAAATAGTGGCGCGAAATGATGGGAAAGCAGCATTGGGGAAGTCCAGCAACCCTAGCCGGGGATCGCAGATGATCCGGGAGATGAAGGCTCGCGATCGAGCTAGCGGTGGCTTTGGGTTGGGCGGAGATCCCCGATCGCCCCCAGAACCCACCTAGCAGTAGGGGGTGATGTCTTCACCACAGTCGTCTGCCAAGTAGGAGAGAGCACGAAATCGCAACCCCATGAGCTGGTCGTAGAGTGGGTTGAGCTTGCACATGGGGGGAATGTGGGCCAGCTTGCGCCCAAAAACGACCACATCCCGCTCGAAGGGGCATTGGGCGGGGATCATTTTACAGAGAAAGTGCGCAACTTTGGGATTGTGAATTTCCAAACCATCGAGCCAATGGCGCACGGGGTTGAGCACATCGCCCCGGTGTGGGTCGGGGTGGGTCTGAATCGGCTCGGCGCAATTGAGGGTTTGTTGTAGAGCTTCAAAGGCGGGAATTTTGCGGCCAAGGGCGGTGCTGAACTGCCGAATGAGCTGATCTTCGGAGTCGGAGTAAATGCCGTCAGCGATCGCCACCATCACGGCGGTGCGCAGGAAGTTATCTGCGTGGTGGGGGTCGTCTCCGAGTTCGGCGGCCAGTTCTTCGGGGGTGAGGGGTTCGAGGATGGCTTCGGGGTCGAGGGTTTCGTGGGTGAGGGAGGTGATGATTTCCCGTTCTTCATCATCAAGGTGACCATCGGCCCAAGCAACGGTGGTCAGGCCTCGCAACCACAGCAGGGTACGAACGCGATCGGATGGTTCTGCCACAAGAGTCATAAAAACTGACACCTAATCGCAACTTTGTGTCTCAATCCCTTTGTGTCTTGATCAATATCCTAAGAGGGGCGATCGCGCCCTGGCCCGCAGTACCTACTTCTCTTAACAACTGATCTTTGAACAACGGATCACAACTGTTTTAACAACTGAATCTGGCTGGTGAATCTGGCCGATGAATTGGGCTGATCGGTTGAAACTATTGGGCGGCTGGCGGGGGTGGCTCCGGCTCAGTGCGCGAATCTGAGTGAATTTCCGAAACTTTACTGACCAGGAATACGAGCCGGAATGGCTGACCCATATCTTTTTCCAGAAATTCTTCGAGCAATTGGGCTTGAAAGGGCGAAATGCTCTCGGCCGATTGAACGGTGAGGCGAACTTCTGGTGGGCTGGCCAGCCAGTTAACGCTGCTGTCAATGAGCTTCACGCGCCGGAAAGTGAGGGTTCGATCGAGCAGGGCTTGGCGCAAGCTGGCTTCTAGCCGGGCCTGGCGCACCAGTTCGGAAAAGCTGTAGGTCAACGGCACGGCTAACAGTAGGGTCATGCCGATGATCGCGGTCATGCCGTGGCGGCCGGTTTTCAAGGGCAGTTCCCCCAAAACCCAGAAGGTTAGTGCCGCCGCCAAGGCAATGCCACAGAGGTTTGTCAACAGCAGTAGGGCGGCCCCTTGGGCCAACAGACCATAGCCCTGGGAAATGGCGAGGCCAACGGTACAGGCGGGCGGCATCAGGGCCACGGCGATCGCGGTTCCTGCCACGGTTCCCGAAACCTTGGGCTGCACCATGGCATAGGCGCTGACCGCTCCGGCCACGAGGGCCACGCCTAAATCCAACAGGTTGGGATTTCCCCGGGCCAGCACTTCACTGCCAAAGGCGGGAATGCCTGCCAACCAGCCAACCAAGGCAGACAGCCCGATCGCCAGAAACACACCACAACTGAGCGACCCAAAACCCCGCCGAAACAGAGACCAATCGCCCGCCACAACGCTCCAGGCGATCGCCCGAATGGGCAACATCAGGGGCGCGATGATCATGGCCCCAATGATGACGGCGACGCTGTTGGCCAACAGTCCAAAGGAGGCAATCAAACAGGCCGCGAGGACTTGGGTGAGATAGGGGCGATCGATCCGCGCATCTTCCCAGAGCATGTGATTGAGCTGGGTCGATCGCTCCGGTGACAAGCGCTGCCACTGAATCAGCCGCTGACGGGCGGCCTTGCCCCATTGCCAAAGGTCAGACCGGCTAGCCTGACACCCCCCTTGCCTGATCCACCCCGACTTGTGCTGCTTTTGCGCCATGAACTGGCTCCTGATTGCTGGACTGCTGTGGGATTGGGCAGGCTCCATTATCGATCGCGCCCGCAGGAGGTTGACGGCGCGATCGGTGCGGCGCGATCGGGGGGGATGGAGAGGATTTGGATGCCCAATCCGCGTCGGCTGTTGATTGGCAGCGATTGGGGGCATGGAGGGGCGATCGGAACTGTCATCGGAACTGCCAATCGATCCCAAGCTCAGGGCATGGTTGGGGTAATCTTTAAAGAGGATGCAAAAAAATTTCATGTTTCTTTAGCTTCCAGGGATCACGATTCAGGTCTGAATTCCTTACCCTGTGGAATTGACCCGCTGGAATTGCCCCTGTGACGTTGGGCGAACAGACCGCCTAGCGCCATCGCCGCCAATTGCCTCTCACTTGCCACCCGCCTGGGGTTAAACCATGGCCCTCGACTTGCCCGATCGCACCACAACGGACGCTTCACCCGCACCCATGCCACCGACCCCGATCGATGACGAAATCCTTGATCTGGATGACGAAGCCCTTGACCCTGGAGATGACCTGTGGCTCCCGGGAACTGCTTGGCTGAGCGGCCCCCGGGGGTTGTTGGTGGGCCTGGGGGCGGGGGTGTTGGTCAGTTTGGGGGTGAGCTTTGCCCTGGGAGGCCGCAATCCCCAAGCGCAACCCGCCGTGGCCCAACAGCCCGCGACGGCCACCGCGCCCCCGGCGACCGGCAGCGAACAGCCGGTGACCATTGCCACCGCAGAATTGGCCCAAGTGAGCCGAACGATCGAAGCCAGCGGCACGATCGAGGCCCGTGAGCTAGTGCCCGTGCAACCGCCGGGTACTGGGCTAAAGGTGCTGCAAATTTTGGCCGATGAGGGGCAAGTGGTGCAGCAGGGGCAAACCCTAGCCATCGTCGATGATTCCTTGTTGCGCACCCAGTTGGGTCAAGCCCGCGCCCAGGCCTTGGAAGAGGAAGCGGCCCTGGCAAAGTTGCGCAGTGGGTTCCGGCCGGAGGAAATTGCCCAGGCCCGCGAGGCGGCCCGCCAGGCAGCAGCGGGGGTCGATCGCGCCAGAGCTGACCTGGCCCTTTCAAAGTTGCGAGTCGATCGCAACCAATCCCTGGCCAATGAGGGGGCAATCTCGCGCGATCGCTTGGATGAAGTGATTACCCGGGCCCGGGGCGACGAGGCGGCCCTCGAACAGGCCCAAGCCCGCTTTGCGGAAACCCAGCAGCGCTACCGCCAGTTAGCCACCGGTAACCGCCGAGAAGACATTACCCAAGCAGAAGCCCGCTTTTTGCAGGCGCGTGGCCGGGTGCGCCAAATCATGGAGCAACTCAAAAACTCGCGAGTCTTGGCTCCCGCGCCGGGGGTGATTGTGAAGCGGGAAACCACCGTGGGCAATGTGACGGCCAATACGCCGCTCTTCCAAATTGCAGCGGTGGGCAAGCTGGAACTGCATTTGAAAGTTCCCGAAACCCAACTCCGGGGTATTCAGCCGGGGCAACCGGTGCAGGCGATCGTGGATGCCACCCGGCAGGTGATTAACGGTCGGGTGCGCGAAATTGACCCCACGATCGACCCCCAATCTCGTCTGGCCACGGTCAAGGTGGAGCTGCAATCCTCGCCGGGACTGCGCACGGGGATGTTTTTGCGGGCCGCCGTGGGGGTTTCCATGGGGCGCGGCTTGGCGATTCCGGCCAAAGCGGTGTTGCCACAGCCGGATGGCACAGCGATCGCCTATCGCTTGAACCCCGACAACACAGTTAGTGCCCAGCGCGTTGAAGTGGGCAAGGTGCTCCCCGATGGGCGGGTGGAAGTGCGCAGCGGTTTGCAAGCGGGCCAAGGAGTCGTGGTCAAGGGTGGGCCCTACCTGAAAGATGGCGATCGGGTGCGTGTGATGCCCAATTAAATGCCCGTTAATGCCCGTTGATGCTTGTTGATTAGTTGATCAAATGCCCGTTGATTAGCTGAATCAATTGATCAAATGCCTGTCGATCAATTGCCCGTTGATCAAATGCCCGTTGTATCGATGTTTTCAGATGCCTAATGCCGTCACTTCGGACGAACGGATTTTTGACCGATGAGTAACTTCAACCTGTCCGCTGGTTCGATTCGGAAACCGATCCCCACGATTTTGGCCTGTTTGGTGGCGGCCATCTTGGGGGTTGCCTCCTTTTTGAATTTGGGCATCGACCAAAGCCCAAATATCGATGTACCGGCGGTATCCGTCACGGTGATTCAACCCGGCGCGGGGCCCGTGGAACTGGAAACCGAGGTGACTAAAAAGGTGGAGGATGCGATCGCCGCCTTGGGCAACATTGACCAGATGACCTCCACGGTGACCGATGGGCGATCGTTCACGCTGGTCAACTTTGTGCTGGGAACCGATGCCAACCAGGCCACCAATGATGTGCGCAATGCCATCTCCCAGATTCGATCGAGCCTGCCCGCTTCGGTGGATGAGCCGTTGGTCGATCGGGTGGAATTCAGCGGCGGGGCGATCATGACCTACGCCTTGTCGGGCGAGGGAAAATCCGTTGAAGAATTGAGCGATTTGGTCGATCGCACCATTGCCCGGGAATTGCTGTCCGTGTCCGGTGTGGCCCAGGTGGAGCGATTGGGGGGCGTGAGTCGGGCAATTCGGATTGATTTGGATCCGGGGCGACTGTCAGCCTATGGGATTACGGCCACCCAGGTGAATGACCAGGTGCGATCGCTCAATGCCAACTTCCCTGGCGGCCAGGTGGACGTGGGCGGCAGCCAGCAAACGATCCGCACCTTGGGCAGCGCCCGCACCCTCAGCCAACTGCAAAACTACCGAGTTACCCTGCCCAATGGCGGCACGATTCCCCTCGCGAGCCTGGGCCGTGTCAGCGACAGTTTCACGGAACCCAAGGAAGCGGCCTTTTTGAATGGGGAGCCGGCCGTGGCCTTTTCCGTGCTCCGCAGCACCGGCAGCACCCTGGTGACCGTGGAAGAAAATGTCACCAAAGCGGTGGCGGAACTGCAAAAGCGCTTGCCTAATCTCAAATTTGATTTGATTTTTAGCGACGCGGATCCGATTCGGATGACCTATCGATCGACCGTTGAGGAGCTAATTTCTTCCTGCATTCTCACCACGATCGTCGTAGGCATCTTCCTGCGCAACGTTCGTTACACGCTGATTGCGGGGGCGGCTCTGCCGTTGTCGATCATCCCAACCTTTGCGGTGATGCAAATGCTGGGCTACACGCTCAACAGCATGACCCTGCTGGCCTTGGCCCTGGCGATCGGGAACTTGATCGATGACGCGGTGTGCGTGGTGGAGGATGTCGATCGGCACTTGAACATGGGCAAATCGCCCCGACAGGCGGCCTTGGATGCGTCGTCGGAATTGGGCTTTTCCCTGCTGGCCACCGCCGGAACCCTGATCGGCGTGTTCTTGCCGGTGGCTTTCATGGGTGGCATTCCGGGGCAATTTTTCCAGCCCTTTGGGGTCACGGTGGCCGTGTCCACGGTCTTTTCCACCACCGTTGCCTGTACCGTCACCCCCATGATGAGCGCCTACTTGCTGAAACCCAAGGCCAACCTGGAGCTGGTGGCAGAGGCGCAATCGACCGAAACCCAACCGGGCCCCTATCGCCGGGTGCTGGTTTGGGCCCTGCGGCATCGGGTCGCCACCTTGATGATCGCGATCGCCTTTTTCATCGCCAGTTTGCAGTTAGTGCCCTTCATTCCTAAAGGCTTGTTTAGCAGTGGTGACACGGGCCTCAGCACCGTGGAAATTGAACTGCCACCGGGCACGCCTCTCGAAGAAACCGTGGAAGTCATGAGCCGTACCTACGGCCTGCTGAAAGCAAATCCAGCGGTCGATCGGGTGTTGTTTGCCGCTCGCCAAAACAACCTGGCCACGGGGTATGTGAACCTGAAACCCGAAGACCAACGCAGCGTTACCCAGCGGCAATTTGAGCAACAGATGCGGGAACAGTTCAAGTCGATCGCCGGGGCCCGGGTCACCTTCCAAAGCTTGCAAAGCCGAGGCGGCACTAGCAAAGATCTGCGGATTGTGCTCAAGAGTGAAAATCCGGAACTGCTGACCAAAACCGCCGCTGACTTGGAGCGACAAATGCGCGGCCTGTCCGGTTTGGTGGAAGTCACCTCCAGCGCCAGCCTAGTGAAGCCAGAAGTGGCCATCATTCCCGATGTGCAACGGGCAACGGACTTGGGCGTTTCGGTTCAGGCCATTTCCCGCACCGCCACCCTGGCCACGATCGGGGATAACGAATCGAGCTTGGCTAAGTTCAACCTGAGCGATCGGCAAATCCCGATTTGGGTAAAAATTGCCCCTCAATTCCGCAGCAACATCGAAACCCTCGAAAATTTGCGGGTTCCCGGTCGCAACGGAGCCATGATTCCCCTCACCAGCGTGGCGGATATTCAGCTCATCAGCGGGCCCGCCCAAATTAATCGCTACAACCGATCGCGCCAGGTCACCCTAGATGCCAATCTGCAAGGCATCTCCCTGGGCACGGCCTTGGAACAGATTCGCGCCCTGCCGGCCATGAACCCCTTGCCCCCCGGCATTGAAGAAGAACCGGCCGGCGATGCCAAAATCATGCGCGATATTTTCAGCCGGTTTTTGTCCGCGTTGGGGTTGGGCGTGCTCTCGATCTACGGGGTGTTGGTGCTGCTCTATAACAGCTTCCTTTACCCGATCGGGATTTTGGCGGCCCTGCCGTTGGCCACGGGCGGCACTTTCCTAGGCCTGTTGGTGATGCAAAAGGAACTGGGTCTCTTTGCCCTGATTGGGATTGTGTTGCTAATGGGGCTGGTCACCAAAAACGCGATTCTGCTGGTGGACTTTGCCCTCGAAGCGGAACGCCACGGACTTCCCCAATCGAAAGCCGTGATTGAATCCGGTGTGGCCCGCCTGCGCCCCATTTTGATGACCTCCGTGTCAACGGTGGTGGGGCTGTTTCCTCTGGCCTTGGGTTTGGGAGCCGGAGCCGAAGAGCGCAGCCCCATGGCCGTGGCTGTGATTGGCGGGTTCACCACTTCAACCCTGCTGACGCTGCTGGTGGTGCCTGTGTTGTTTACCTATGTGGACAATATCCAGCATTGGTTCAAGCAACTGGTGGGGATTGAGCCGCGTCGCCGCCGTCGATCGACCGTTCGCAAAGTTCTGGAGTCGTGATCTCCGCCACAGGAACGCCCCCTAAGAACGGCATACAATCAGATCAGAACCGGCGAATCTAAGCCTGGGGGTGTCTTGATGTTGGTCATGCTCCTGAACAGTGGCTTGTTGACCCCTAAAGATGTTTGCCAAGGTTGCCTGTGGGCCGATCGCACGGGTAATCCGCGTTGGCAGAATGGTCATCTCTCCTGTGCCCATGCGGTGCGGCCTGCCGCCGACAACCAACCCGCTTGCTATGAGTGTGAGATGGGTTTTCTCCTAGCGGATGTTTGCAGCCACTCGGGTTAAGTCTTTAGCTGCGCGATTTTCAGTGACCTGTGGATGGCGGGTGTGGCAATTAGGTTGCCCATGCCCGCCTCTTGTTATTAGATTTCCTATCAAACTTTCTATCAAACTTCCTATCAAATTTCCAAAGCAATTTCACCAATAGCCCAATCCTGTAGCTAAATCGATCGACCCAATGGGGTGACTGCATGAGGCGGCTGAACTGAGATCAGAAGCTCCATTAAACGAGGATGCTTTGGTTGAGTGAGGTTTCCATTCGCCTTGATGGGAATGATGCGACTTGTTAGCGAATTTCCTGGCGAATTCTGTTCAGATATTTCATCAAGATAGGTTAAGAAATCGTGATTTAAACTTGGGTTAAACTTCAGATCTCGATCGAGTCTAATCGGCTGGTTGCTCCGTTTCATGGATAATTTCTCAATTAGCCGGTAATTGGCCGATAATTAGCCGGAGAGTGTGCTGGTTGCCCCAAGAAGCCACGGTAAAAATGGGAAAGAACCGGTTAAGAATCGATCGATGCGAGAAATTAAGTAATTTTTGATCGCTTTTTGTTGTTTTAATGGCTTCTTCAAAAACGCATCAATCGACACTTTTCATCGGAAAATCTTGCTAATTTAGGAAAATTCGGCCGCTAAACAACCCAAGAGAATTTGTTTAGACTTCCACCGCCCAAGCAAGTATTTACAAATTTTACAAAAATCGCACTATTTTGCTCGGCATTCCTTAAGAAAACCGATCGCTCCCTCAATTCATCTGGGAACTGACGCTAGGCTAGATTTGTGATTCGATCTTGCCCCCGCTGTGGCCACCCATGCTCGACCCCCACGGGCGATCGGGGATGGAAATCACGGAATGGCGATCGGGTCATTATTTTCCCTTCTCTTTTGGCATGAATTCCCCGAAGGATTGGTGCTTTTGGCTAACCCTTCCGTGGCTTCTGCACCGGATCTAGCGCTACCAGCTCACGACTTAATTGCTTTCCTTTGCCTTAACCAACCCATTAGCCGCATCAAGCTAGCCTAATCAAATTCAACCGCGCCCAATGAAGTTGGCTGTTTTGAATTGGCTGCCCTGAATTAATTCCTTTGAATTGGCTGTCCTGAATCTACCCGCATCAGCTCAATGCTTCTGAGGTTCAGTCTTTGCCAAAGGAAGCTCGCCTGATCCAGTTTTCTGAACATTTTTGAACATTTGAGATAACCAATCACCCGCTTGATCGCTGCAAGGTTGTTGCCATGGCAGCGCTGTAAGGGGTTGCTTTGTGCTGCCTTGGCACAACGGCACAGCATTGGTTGAGAGTCATGAAAGTGAGTGGAACTATGGCTATTGCAACTAAGCCTGATCAAGATCAGCCGGTCAGTCAACCCTCTGGTGCTGTCTCTGCGAATGCCCCAATGAGTCAATCTGGATCGGCTGGGTCGGCTGGATCAAAGGCTTCTGGATCGAAGGGTTCTAAAACTGCAAGGGCAACTGATTCTTCGGCGGTTGATAAACGGTTCAAGGCGTTGGATTTGGTGATGAAACGCCAACAATATCGCCAAGATGCTTTGATTGAAGTTCTGCACCGGGCCCAAGAAATCTTTGGTTATTTAGAGGAAAAAACGCTGTTGCATGTGGCTCGATCGCTCCAATTACCTGCGAGCCATGTGTTGGGTGTCGCCACGTTTTATCACCTCTTTTCCCTCAAGCCCAGCGGTGAACATACCTGTGTGGTTTGTTTGGGAACCGCTTGCTATGTCAAGGGGAGCGGCGATGTGCTGAATGCTTTGGAAAAACACACCGGTATTCAGTCGGGAGCCACCACCAGCGACGGCAAAGTTTCGTTGGTGACGGCCCGTTGCATCGGAGCCTGCGGCATTGCGCCAGCGGTGGTGTTTGACGGGCAAGTGGCGGCGCAGGTGACCACAGAACAGGCGATCGCCCGCATTGATCAGTGGCGTGGTGATGCATGAATCGTTGGGTTGCGAATCGTGGTTACCTGTGGCCTGCCCGCAGCCTGCCCATGATTCGCCCTGAATGACCTACTCGAAATGACGTGCATTATCCGTTAATTTGCCGTCCCGTTTGTCGCCCCGTTTTCCCCAATCTGCTGACCAAGCTGCCTGAGGAGTCCGAATCCATGGATGGTCATGAACTGCTCGATCTCGCGGAACAATGTGCCCAGGCGAAAAAGCCCATTCGTGTACATTGCTGCACTTCCACGGGCTGCCAAGCGGCTCGATCGCTCGAAGTTAAAAAAGCCCTTGAAAAACGGGTTCAGGATTGCCAACTAGCCGATCGCGTGGAAGTGGTTGGCGTGGGTTGCATGGGGTTTTGTGGCCAGGGGCCGATGGTGGAATTGGACTCCACCGATCCCCAGGTAACAACCACCCATTACGAAAAGGTGACCCCGGCACAGGCCCCCTCAATTATTGACACCATTCAAGGGGGCAAAACCGATGCCCTACAGGGCAATTCGCAACACCCATTTTTTGCGAAGCAGTTGCTGATTGTGCGGAACCACAGCGGCAAAGTTGACCCGGAACGCATTGAAGAATCGATCGCCCTTGGTGCTTATCAAGCCCTCCACCATGCCCTGTTTGAACTCACCCCAGAAGCGGTCGTTCAAGAAATCTCGAAATCGGGCCTGCGGGGCCGAGGCGGTGCGGGCTATCCCACAGGGTTGAAGTGGGCCACGGTGGCCAAAATGCCCCCCGGCCAGAAGTATGTGATTTGTAATGGAGATGAAGGAGATCCAGGCGCATTCATGGATCGCAGCGTTCTGGAGAGCGATCCCCACCGGATCCTAGAAGGCATGGCGATCGCAGGCTATGCCGTGGGAGCTGACCAAGGATTTATCTATGTGCGAGCGGAATATCCCCTAGCGATTCATCGCCTGCAAAAGGCCATTCAACAGGCCAAGCAAAAGGGATTTTTAGGGAGCCAAATTTTTGGTTCGGGTTTTGATTTCAAGGTGGATATTCGGGTGGGGGCTGGGGCCTTTGTTTGTGGCGAAGAAACGGCCCTGATTGCTTCTGTGGAAGGCAAGCGCGGCACTCCCCGTCCCCGGCCGCCCTACCCGGCCATTTCGGGCCTCTGGCAAGCGCCCACCCTGATCAACAACGTGGAAACCTTCGCCAACATTGCCCCGATCATTCGCAAGGGTGCGGATTGGTTTGCGGGCATTGGCACGGAAACCAGCAAGGGCACCAAGATCTTTTCCTTGACCGGCAAGGTTTGCAACACCGGCCTCATTGAAGTGCCGATGGGCATTAGCTTGCGAACGATCGTGGAAGAAATGGGCGGCGGTGTTTCCGAAGGGCAGGTGAAAGCAGTCCAAACGGGCGGTCCCTCGGGCGGCTGCATCCCCAGCAGCTATCTGGACACGCCTGTGGATTACGAGTCCTTGGCGGCTTTGGGGTCAATGATGGGATCCGGCGGCATGGTGGTGATGGATGACAAAACCAGCATGGTGGAGGTGGCGCGGTTCTATATGGAATTTTGCCGCAGTGAGTCTTGTGGGCGCTGTGTGCCTTGCCGGACGGGCACGGTTCAACTCCATGATTTGCTGACCAAGCTGGTGGAAGGTCGGGGCACGGCCTTTGATCTGGCGCAAATGGAAAGCCTTTGTCAGGTGGTGCGCCACACCAGCCTTTGCGGGTTGGGCATGTCGGCTCCGAATCCGATCGTGAGCACGTTGCGCTATTTCCCGGAGGAATATCAAGCCCTGTTGCAGCCCGATCGCTGGCGAATTCCGGCGACGGTTTCTTGAGGGGGATGCATCAGGTTGAACCTAATCATTAAACCCAGTGGTTGAACCTAATCATTAAACCCAGTGGTTGAACCTAATTACTGATCTTTTGCTGATTTTTTGCTGATCTTCTTGGGCTGATCGAAGCAAGCAATTTCATGGGACTGAAGGGATTTAACGTATGGCTGTCGTAACGCTGACAATTGATGGGGTGGCGGTCGCCGCTGAAGCAAAAGCCAGTATTTTGCAGGCGGCGCGATCGGCTGGCATTGCCATTCCCACCCTGTGCCATTTGGAAGGGGTTTCGGATGTGGGAGGCTGTCGTCTTTGTGTGGTGGAAGTGGCGGGAATTAACAAACT
This region of Limnothrix sp. FACHB-406 genomic DNA includes:
- a CDS encoding NuoF family protein, with the translated sequence MDGHELLDLAEQCAQAKKPIRVHCCTSTGCQAARSLEVKKALEKRVQDCQLADRVEVVGVGCMGFCGQGPMVELDSTDPQVTTTHYEKVTPAQAPSIIDTIQGGKTDALQGNSQHPFFAKQLLIVRNHSGKVDPERIEESIALGAYQALHHALFELTPEAVVQEISKSGLRGRGGAGYPTGLKWATVAKMPPGQKYVICNGDEGDPGAFMDRSVLESDPHRILEGMAIAGYAVGADQGFIYVRAEYPLAIHRLQKAIQQAKQKGFLGSQIFGSGFDFKVDIRVGAGAFVCGEETALIASVEGKRGTPRPRPPYPAISGLWQAPTLINNVETFANIAPIIRKGADWFAGIGTETSKGTKIFSLTGKVCNTGLIEVPMGISLRTIVEEMGGGVSEGQVKAVQTGGPSGGCIPSSYLDTPVDYESLAALGSMMGSGGMVVMDDKTSMVEVARFYMEFCRSESCGRCVPCRTGTVQLHDLLTKLVEGRGTAFDLAQMESLCQVVRHTSLCGLGMSAPNPIVSTLRYFPEEYQALLQPDRWRIPATVS
- the hoxE gene encoding bidirectional hydrogenase complex protein HoxE; its protein translation is MSQSGSAGSAGSKASGSKGSKTARATDSSAVDKRFKALDLVMKRQQYRQDALIEVLHRAQEIFGYLEEKTLLHVARSLQLPASHVLGVATFYHLFSLKPSGEHTCVVCLGTACYVKGSGDVLNALEKHTGIQSGATTSDGKVSLVTARCIGACGIAPAVVFDGQVAAQVTTEQAIARIDQWRGDA
- a CDS encoding efflux RND transporter permease subunit; this translates as MSNFNLSAGSIRKPIPTILACLVAAILGVASFLNLGIDQSPNIDVPAVSVTVIQPGAGPVELETEVTKKVEDAIAALGNIDQMTSTVTDGRSFTLVNFVLGTDANQATNDVRNAISQIRSSLPASVDEPLVDRVEFSGGAIMTYALSGEGKSVEELSDLVDRTIARELLSVSGVAQVERLGGVSRAIRIDLDPGRLSAYGITATQVNDQVRSLNANFPGGQVDVGGSQQTIRTLGSARTLSQLQNYRVTLPNGGTIPLASLGRVSDSFTEPKEAAFLNGEPAVAFSVLRSTGSTLVTVEENVTKAVAELQKRLPNLKFDLIFSDADPIRMTYRSTVEELISSCILTTIVVGIFLRNVRYTLIAGAALPLSIIPTFAVMQMLGYTLNSMTLLALALAIGNLIDDAVCVVEDVDRHLNMGKSPRQAALDASSELGFSLLATAGTLIGVFLPVAFMGGIPGQFFQPFGVTVAVSTVFSTTVACTVTPMMSAYLLKPKANLELVAEAQSTETQPGPYRRVLVWALRHRVATLMIAIAFFIASLQLVPFIPKGLFSSGDTGLSTVEIELPPGTPLEETVEVMSRTYGLLKANPAVDRVLFAARQNNLATGYVNLKPEDQRSVTQRQFEQQMREQFKSIAGARVTFQSLQSRGGTSKDLRIVLKSENPELLTKTAADLERQMRGLSGLVEVTSSASLVKPEVAIIPDVQRATDLGVSVQAISRTATLATIGDNESSLAKFNLSDRQIPIWVKIAPQFRSNIETLENLRVPGRNGAMIPLTSVADIQLISGPAQINRYNRSRQVTLDANLQGISLGTALEQIRALPAMNPLPPGIEEEPAGDAKIMRDIFSRFLSALGLGVLSIYGVLVLLYNSFLYPIGILAALPLATGGTFLGLLVMQKELGLFALIGIVLLMGLVTKNAILLVDFALEAERHGLPQSKAVIESGVARLRPILMTSVSTVVGLFPLALGLGAGAEERSPMAVAVIGGFTTSTLLTLLVVPVLFTYVDNIQHWFKQLVGIEPRRRRRSTVRKVLES